A part of Anabas testudineus chromosome 7, fAnaTes1.2, whole genome shotgun sequence genomic DNA contains:
- the clstn1 gene encoding calsyntenin-1 isoform X1 — protein MRFRGNKPFASAVGLVLGLLCAAEAAKVNKHKPWIETTYHGIVTENDDKVLLDPPLIALDKDAPLRYAESFEVTLTEEGEICGFRIHGQNVPFEAVVLDKSTGEGVIRAKDKLDCELQKEHTFTIQAYDCGEGPDGANMKKSHKATVHIQVNDINEYSPVFKEKSYKATVIEGKKYDSILKVEAVDADCSFQFSQICNYEIVTPDVPFTIDKDGFIKNTEKLSYGKEHMYKLTVTAYDCGKNRASEDVLVKISVKPTCKPSWQGFNKRIEYEPGTGSLALFPSVHLETCDEPITSIRASVELETNHIGKGCDRDTYSEKSLHKLCGASSGTVELLPAPSSSANWTVGLPTDNGHDSDQVFEFNGTQAIKVPDGMVSTSLKEPFTISVWMRHGPGAHEKETILCNSDKTEMNRHHYSLYVHNCRLILLLRQDPSEAENYKPAEFHWKFDQVCDKEWHHYVLNVEFPTVSLFVDGTAFEPFLVTEDYPLHASKIETQLTIGACWQENSGHDNDTETVSEPTSGGSARMAQFFRGNLAGLMIRSGKLENKKVIDCLYTCKEGLDVQLPEEVASAVKVEFNPNQSSLTVEGDDVDAFDKVMQHISYLNSRQFPTPGIRHLRISTTVKCFNEESCVTVPDAEGYVMVLQPEEPKISLSGIDHFARSAAEFESQEGVTLFPELRIVSTITREVEADTESEAAEGADDDPTVQETVVSEEIMHNLDTCEVTVVGDELDGEHESLEVDMSQLQQRGLEMSSSNLGLVITGVNTMANYEQVLHLVRYKNWHTEALFDRKFKLVCSELNGRYISNDFKVEVNVIHTANPVEHANNAMVQPNFINPVHHASVDLSGHNLVNAHQASVVPSAATIVIVVCVSFLVFMIILGVFRIRAAHQRTMRDQENGKENEMDWDDSALTITVNPMETYEDQHSSEEEEEEEEESEDGEEEDDITSAESESSEDEEGGEPEDQQGASRQQQLEWDDSTLTY, from the exons TTAATAAGCACAAACCATGGATTGAGACGACGTACCATGGGATCGTAACAGAAAACGATGACAAAGTCCTTCTGGATCCTCCTCTAATTGCACTGGACAAGGACGCTCCTCTACGCTATGCAG AGAGTTTTGAGGTGACCCTCACTGAAGAAG GTGAGATTTGCGGCTTCAGGATCCACGGACAGAATGTCCCCTTCGAGGCAGTGGTCCTGGACAAGTCCACTGGTGAGGGGGTCATCCGGGCCAAGGACAAGCTGGATTGTGAGCTTCAGAAGGAGCACACCTTCACCATCCAGGCCTATGACTGTGGAGAGGGTCCTGATGGTGCCAACATGAAGAAGTCCCACAA GGCTACTGTCCACATCCAGGTGAACGACATCAACGAGTATTCGCCAGTGTTCAAGGAGAAGTCCTACAAAGCCACCGTCATTGAGGGAAAGAAGTATGACAGCATCCTGAAGGTGGAGGCAGTGGACGCCGACTGCTCGTTCCAGTTCAGCCAAATCTGCAACTACGAGATTGTCACCCCTGATGTGCCCTTCACCATAGACAAAGATG GCTTCATTAAGAACACAGAGAAACTGAGCTATGGAAAGGAGCATATGTATAAGCTGACTGTGACCGCCTACGACTGTGGAAAGAACCGTGCCTCCGAGGACGTGCTGGTCAAGATCAGTGTCAAACCTACCTGCAAACCCAGCTGGCAAG gCTTTAATAAGAGGATTGAATATGAACCTGGCACAGGCAGCCTGGCCCTGTTCCCCAGCGTGCACTTGGAGACCTGTGATGAGCCCATCACCTCCATCCGGGCCAGTGTTGAACTGGAAACCAACCATATTGGGAAGGGCTGCGACCGGGACACGTACTCTGAGAAGTCACTGCACAAACTGTGCG gAGCCAGCTCTGGTACAGTGGAGCTCCTTCCTGCACCGAGCAGCTCTGCCAACTGGACGGTAGGACTTCCCACAGATAACGGACATGACAGCGACCAGGTCTTTGAGTTCAATGGTACCCAGGCCATAAAGGTGCCTGATGGCATGGTGAGCACCAGCCTGAAGGAACCCTTCACCATCTCTGTGTGGATGAGACATGGCCCTGGGGCCCATGAGAAGGAGACCATACTCTGCAACTCTGACAAGACAG AGATGAACAGACACCACTACTCGCTCTACGTTCACAACTGTAGGctgatcctcctcctccgccaGGATCCATCAGAGGCTGAGAACTACAAACCAGCAGAGTTTCACTGGAAATTCGACCAG GTGTGTGACAAAGAATGGCATCATTATGTGCTTAATGTGGAGTTCCCTAccgtgtctctgtttgtggACGGGACCGCCTTTGAGCCCTTCCTGGTTACAGAGGACTACCCACTGCACGCCTCCAAGATTGAAACTCAGCTCACTATTGGTGCCTGCTGGCAAG AAAACTCAGGACATGACAATGACACTGAGACAGTCTCTGAGCCCACCTCAG gcGGAAGCGCTCGAATGGCTCAGTTTTTCCGGGGGAACCTTGCAGGGCTGATGATCCGCTCTGGCAAGCTGGAGAATAAGAAGGTGATCGACTGTTTGTACACCTGCAAGGAAGGCCTGGATGTGCAGCTGCCTGAGGAGGTAGCTTCAGCTGTCAAG GTGGAGTTCAACCCCAACCAGTCTTCCCTGACAGTGGAGGGTGATGATGTTGATGCCTTTGACAAGGTCATGCAACACATCTCGTACTTGAACTCCCGCCAGTTCCCAACCCCTGGCATCAGGCACCTTCGCATCTCCACCACCGTCAA ATGCTTCAACGAGGAGTCCTGTGTAACAGTGCCAGATGCTGAAGGTTACGTGATGGTGTTGCAGCCCGAAGAGCCCAAAATCAGCCTGAGCGGCATTGACCACTTTGCCCGTAGCGCAGCCGAATTCGAGAGCCAGGAAGGTGTGACACTGTTCCCCGAGCTACGAATCGTGAGCACAATCACCCGCGAAGTGGAGGCCGACACAGAGTCCGAAGCTGCAGAGGGAGCGGACGATGACCCCACAG TCCAAGAGACGGTGGTGTCAGAGGAGATCATGCACAACCTGGACACATGTGAAGTGACTGTAGTGGGAGATGAGCTGGATGGAGAGCATGAGAGCCTGGAGGTGGACATGTCCCAGCTACAGCAGCGTGGCCTGGAGATGAGCTCCTCTAACCTGGGCCTCGTCATCACTG GTGTCAACACTATGGCCAACTATGAGCAGGTCCTGCACCTTGTCCGTTACAAGAACTGGCACACTGAGGCTCTCTTTGACAGGAAATTCAAACTGGTCTGCTCTGAACTCAACGGTCGCTACATCAGCAACGACTTCAAGGTCGAG GTGAATGTGATCCACACAGCCAATCCTGTGGAGCATGCAAACAATGCCATGGTGCAGCCAAACTTCATTAACCCAGTCCACCATGCTTCTGTGGATCTGTCTGGTCACAACCTGGTCAACGCTCACCAGGCTTCAG TGGTTCCCAGCGCTGCCACAATTGTCATTGTGGTATGTGTGAGCTTCCTGGTGTTTATGATTATCCTCGGTGTGTTCCGCATCCGAGCGGCACACCAGCGCACCATGAGAGACCAGGAGAATGGCAAAGAGAACGAGATGGACTGGGATGACTCAGCCCTCACTATCACCGTCAATCCAatggag ACGTACGAGGACCAGCACagcagtgaagaggaggaggaagaggaagaggagagcgaggatggagaggaggaagatgacaTCACGAGCGCTGAGTCAGAGAGCAGCGAAGACGAGGAGGGCGGAGAGCCGGAGGACCAGCAGGGggccagcagacagcagcagctggagtgGGACGACTCCACCCTTACTtactaa